The Nitrospirota bacterium genome contains the following window.
TTGAAGGCAATAAGGAAGAGATGGCGAGTCTTTTCGAGTCCATCCGAGCGAAAGGACTACGACATACTCAAGGGGAATTTTTTCATATAATTGGCGACAGTGACAAAGGAAGAGCTGTGAAGATATTGATTGAGTTATACAGAAGGTTATTCAATGATCTGTTGACTGTTGCTATCGGTGACAGTCTGAATGATGTTCCAATGCTTGAAGTTGTTGATTATCCGATAATTGTCCAGAGACTTAAAGGAAACTATGATTCACAAATAAAAATATCCAATCTCATAAAGGCTGAAGGAATTGGTCCAATAGGTTGGAACAATGCAATTTTAAAAATCCTATCGGTTTTAAACTGAAACTCGATGAGATTATTAAATTATCCATATTCGTTCAATGAATAAAAATATTCGTAAAACAGTCAGTTAAAGGTGCAGTAAGGAATCGAAAAAAATTTTTCTCATAACATATACATAATTCTATGTGCATTTTTCGGGTTAATGCTGTAAGTGGAGTAATCAAATCAATTATTGTTTGTTATAGAAAAATAAAAAATAATACTAAACCGAAATTAATAGCATAAATCATTTACTGCTTACAATTGCAACTGTCTGATTCTGGCAGCGTTGAAGGACAGTGGAACTCACCCCGCCTATCACTATGTCTTTAAAAGCAGTTCTGCCTTTTCTTCCCATTACTATCAGATTATACTCTCCCTCATCTGCTTTTTTAAGAATCTCCTCTGCCGGTTTCCCTATGGCAATAGCAGTCTCTATAAGTCCCTCCGAAAAACCTGAATCAACAAATATCTTCTCTGCATCACTGAGTATCTGATTTGCCTCTATCTCAGGGTCTATGCCTCCTTTAAGACGTTCCATGTACAGTGCAACATTGACCACTCTTAGAAGTGTTATTCTGTCAAGAGATTCTTTAAAAGGATATGTAAGGCATGCAACATGTTCTACTCCTTTCAAGGAATAAGCAGAGCCGTCAACAGGGATAAGAATCTTCGGGATAGGACAGGTTTTAGGTTTAGATGTCTTTTTACCAACAATATATACGGTCTGTTTTGTTGCAGCATGTATGACCTTGCTGGTGACACTTCCAACGAATATCCACTTGAGTTCTGACAATCCCCTCCTTGCCATGATGATTGCAGAGAAGCTTCCTTCATCTGCTGTTCTTATGATTTCGTTTGCAGTATCCCCATCAAGTATTAATCTTTCAATAGTAGCTTCAATGCCTGAATCCCTGAGAATCTTTTCACTTTCATCCAGAAAAGGATTGATATTCTGATTGATGTGTACCTGTCTTATCCTCTTAAAGACATCGGATTCCTTTACAAGAACCTTTGTCCTGAAGTCAATGTTCACCATATGACGACTTAGATAACCTCCTGTAAGAACACGAAGCAGTGTAATCCCTGAAAGGCTCTTGCCTATAGCTCTGCCAAGACATCCTGCAAACTGCACTGCTTTCTTTGAATGTTTACTGCCGTCTACAGGAAGCAGTATCTTTGGTATTGGACATTGTAGTTTCATGATTATTCTCCTTTATTAATCGTGTTCGTCACCCTGAACTCGTTTCAGGGTCTCCTGTTATGTTAAGATGCTGAAATAAATTCAGCATGACAAAATGTCTCTAATTTACTTAATAGAATATCAGCAGCCAGGCATGACATATTGCCACGCTGATGAGCATATATACAAAAGCAAATTTCATGAACCCGAAGAAACTGATCTTATAACCTGCTGCCTCTGCAATACCTACTGTAACCACATTCGCACTTGCTCCTATCATGGTTCCATTACCACCAAGACATGCACCAAGTGCCAATGCCCACCACAGAACATTGTTATCTGCTGCACCCGGGATTACCTTTGTGAGATATGCAGTAATAGGAAGCATTGTTGCAGTGAATGGGATATTATCTACAAAGGCGCTCATGATTGCTGATACCCACAAAATCAAAGCTATTGCCTTTACAAGATTGCCTCCTGAAAGATCCAGCACCTGATCTGCAATCCATGAAAGGAGCCCTACTTCTTCAACCGCACCAACTATGATAAATAAAAAGATGAAGAAAAGGAGGGTTGTCCACTCAATATCCTTTTCTATTAGCTCAAGCATCTTGACCTTCTTAGAAAGGATGCTGTATGTGAATAAAACACTGGCTCCAGCTAAGGCAGGTATGCTAACCTCCATATGCCAGTATCCATGGGTTAGGAAGAATCCTACCACAAGTACAACTACAAAAAGACCATAACCAAGGAGAGTCTTATCGGTTATCTTGTATTGTTCCCTAAGTTGAGCAATAAACTTGTCAATATCCTCAACCTTTGCTTTTTTATAAGCCTTGCCGTAGAAGAGCTTGGTATAAACAATCAATGCCACTGTAGCAATGATGCAGACCAATGTTAGATTCTGAACAAACATCATAAAGGTAAAGCCTGTGTATGAGCCTATCATGATATTCGGTGGGTCTCCAATGAGGGTTGTTGTGCCACCAACATTTGACGCCATGACACCAGGAATTAGTAATGTTAAGGGTGATATCTTCAATGCCAACGCAATCTCTATCAAAACAGGGGTATAAAGGAGCATGGTTGTTACATTGTCTAAAAAAGCTGATGATATAGCAATTAAGATCATCGAAATAATAGAGAGTATAAGGACATTTCCCCTTGCAATCTTGAATGAGATATAGGCACACCACTGGAAGACTCCTGTATGTTTCAGGATGCCAACAATAGTCATCATACCCATGAGCAGGAAAATGACGTTCATGTCTATTGCGTGCATTGCCCTTTCAAAGGACATGATGTGATAATCAGGATTGAGGGTTCCTATGGTATAAGTAATCAATAACAATACAGCAGCCCCAAGCATTGCAGCTATTGTTCTATGTAAGACCTCAAAGGATATGAGGGCATAGATGAATAAAAATATCACTGTTGCGATATAAAAGGCAGGTCCAAGCCAGGGTGAAATCTTAATGTCTTTGACCAGGAAGAACTGCTGACCTTTCTGTGCAAAATCTTCTTTTGTGAGGTCAATGGTTGTCTTTGCAAAGCTTGTCTTTCGGACCTGAATCTGGACTTTGGAGGTGTCAATCTGCTGGGGAGTGAGGTTGAATGACAACTGATATGTGCCCTGTGAGGAAGTCTCTGTCTCCTCTTCCTCCTCATGTTCCACAATGATTTTTTGAGGCTGTCCGTTTACAAGGATTCTGACCCGAGCCTCCTTTACAGGTTCATTATGATAGTCGATGACAGTGCCAGAGATGAAGAAGGTATTACCCTGGACTGCTTCCTCAGTGGCAAAAGACACACTTAATGAAAATATGAACACAACTGCAGCAATTCCAAGAATTGAGAGAATCTGTCTTTTCATAGTCCCTCCACTTCAAGAATCTCATAATCTCATTAGTGAAAAATTAATTCATGTATTATTCACTTACTTAATCAAAACCGGCACCCTCGGGAGCGGCCAGATTGTTAGCAATGCAAGACCTAAGAAGGCAATCAAGACTATGCTTGGTGGTATACTACACCCAAAAAAATTGTCCTGTGGAAAATTGTTTGGACTCATCATAGGCGATTGCATTCGGAGCTGCGCCAATCAAAAGTAAGAACGGCATGCCTCCCGTTACAAGGGACGCATACAATATAGCCTCAAGAGCAACCCCAAGGTATTTGGCGATAACAAGAGATACAGGAAGAGAAATTGCAATAGCTGAGACATTCATGATGAAGTTAGTCATTACCATAACAAAGATGGCTATAGCTAATACAAAGATTAACCAGTTTGCCTTCTGGAACATTACGAGCCAGTTGATTGCAAGCCACTTAGCAGTACCTGTCTCCCACAAGCATAATAGCTGATTTATCATACGATTTTAGTGCAGGGATAAAAGATTGTAATTATAGGAAAAATATTATCCCGAAGACAACTAAACCAGCGAAAATTTCCTTTCCTGTAATTGGTCCCATCTCTACACTACAAAGCTGTTTTGTTTTTACCTGAGACCTGGGATTACCTTTTTCCCGGTTTAAATACTAAAAGTATATAGCCTCATAGAATATGAGTCATGAGCCAGTCGACAATGAATCTATACTTTGTAAGCTCGAAAAAGGTTACATTTTCCCATGCTATCTCATTAAAAAATCCTATTGCAACAGCAACACGCGCTGCCCTGAGAAGTGTTATAATGCTTCCTGCGCCAGCGACATAAGCCATTCCGATAAAAAGACCTTTCCAAATTTGGTTACTTTATCATCCACAATCACAAAATCTCCTCCTCATTAAAGGAGTTGGCAATAAGACCCTTGCTGCGCTTCTTAGCTACCTCGACTCTAATGACTCCAATTTTTCAAGTTCAAAAGTAGCTATTGGATATGTAGGCTTTTATCACAGGATCTATTAGTCGGGACAAACAAGAAGAGACAATAAGACAATACTAACAAAGAGATAAGAACACTTTACCATAAAAATTGTCTCAGGTAAAATTTAAAAATAAGCCCTCATCTGTGTGTGTAAAAAGATCCTCCAGATTGCACTTAGCCTTCTTAAATCTGGTGAATCCTATAACCCAGCAAGGGTCTTTGTTTCAAACTAAGTTTTCAAAGATCGATATTTGACAACTAAAAATATTTTCTGGTTGGTTTGAAAGAAAATCGGTTTCACCAAAACTCCTACAATTGATCTTATTTGACCAACCTATTCTATACACCCTATTACCTATTTTTATGTTGACTCCTTTATAAGGTGTCTTTCTTCACGGCTTTTTATGTGCTATCGATTAGTGAATCACGTACAGCTTAACATCTGCATTGGAAATTTTTACAGTTGATGCTATCTTGTCAATCAATTCTGCTTTTGTTATGCATGTCTTGTGATTAAATCAGTTAATATTATTCTTTATCTTCTCTTATACAAACCTATAATCTGAGTTTGTTCAATGATATGACCTTTCATTGCCTTCTCGAGGTCAGACTTTGTTGA
Protein-coding sequences here:
- a CDS encoding ArsB/NhaD family transporter translates to MKRQILSILGIAAVVFIFSLSVSFATEEAVQGNTFFISGTVIDYHNEPVKEARVRILVNGQPQKIIVEHEEEEETETSSQGTYQLSFNLTPQQIDTSKVQIQVRKTSFAKTTIDLTKEDFAQKGQQFFLVKDIKISPWLGPAFYIATVIFLFIYALISFEVLHRTIAAMLGAAVLLLITYTIGTLNPDYHIMSFERAMHAIDMNVIFLLMGMMTIVGILKHTGVFQWCAYISFKIARGNVLILSIISMILIAISSAFLDNVTTMLLYTPVLIEIALALKISPLTLLIPGVMASNVGGTTTLIGDPPNIMIGSYTGFTFMMFVQNLTLVCIIATVALIVYTKLFYGKAYKKAKVEDIDKFIAQLREQYKITDKTLLGYGLFVVVLVVGFFLTHGYWHMEVSIPALAGASVLFTYSILSKKVKMLELIEKDIEWTTLLFFIFLFIIVGAVEEVGLLSWIADQVLDLSGGNLVKAIALILWVSAIMSAFVDNIPFTATMLPITAYLTKVIPGAADNNVLWWALALGACLGGNGTMIGASANVVTVGIAEAAGYKISFFGFMKFAFVYMLISVAICHAWLLIFY
- a CDS encoding universal stress protein; this translates as MKLQCPIPKILLPVDGSKHSKKAVQFAGCLGRAIGKSLSGITLLRVLTGGYLSRHMVNIDFRTKVLVKESDVFKRIRQVHINQNINPFLDESEKILRDSGIEATIERLILDGDTANEIIRTADEGSFSAIIMARRGLSELKWIFVGSVTSKVIHAATKQTVYIVGKKTSKPKTCPIPKILIPVDGSAYSLKGVEHVACLTYPFKESLDRITLLRVVNVALYMERLKGGIDPEIEANQILSDAEKIFVDSGFSEGLIETAIAIGKPAEEILKKADEGEYNLIVMGRKGRTAFKDIVIGGVSSTVLQRCQNQTVAIVSSK